The following are from one region of the Gryllotalpicola protaetiae genome:
- a CDS encoding ParA family protein — protein MERTKTDFPVPAPLKQHGPARIITLCNQKGGVGKTTTSISLGAALAEYGRKVLAIDFDPQGALSAGLAVNTHEATTIYDLLLNGKLEPREAIQPTGVPGLDVIPANIDLSAAEVHLVNEVAREQALARVLRRVSDDYDVILIDCQPSLGILTVNALTAAHGVLIPLESEYFALRGVALLIETVEKVKERLNPALELDGILVTMFDARTLHSREVYERVIEAFKDKVLDTVISRTVKFPDASVAGSPITQFAPDHPAAEAYRHLARELVSRGAVA, from the coding sequence ATGGAGCGCACGAAGACCGATTTCCCGGTGCCAGCACCGCTGAAGCAGCACGGGCCCGCGCGCATCATCACGCTGTGCAACCAGAAGGGCGGCGTCGGCAAGACGACGACCAGCATCAGCCTGGGTGCGGCGCTCGCCGAGTACGGCCGCAAGGTGCTCGCCATCGACTTCGACCCGCAGGGTGCGCTGTCGGCGGGCCTCGCGGTGAACACGCACGAGGCGACCACGATCTACGACCTGCTGCTCAACGGCAAGCTCGAGCCGCGCGAGGCGATTCAGCCGACCGGCGTGCCCGGGCTCGACGTGATCCCTGCGAACATCGACCTGTCCGCCGCAGAGGTGCACCTCGTCAACGAGGTCGCCCGCGAGCAAGCGCTCGCGCGCGTGCTGCGCCGCGTGAGCGACGACTACGACGTCATCCTCATCGACTGCCAGCCCTCGCTCGGCATCCTGACCGTCAATGCGCTGACTGCGGCGCACGGTGTGCTGATCCCGCTCGAGAGCGAGTACTTCGCGCTGCGCGGCGTCGCGCTGCTGATCGAGACAGTCGAGAAGGTCAAGGAGCGGCTCAACCCCGCGCTCGAGCTCGACGGGATTCTCGTGACGATGTTCGACGCGCGCACGCTGCACTCGCGCGAGGTCTACGAGCGCGTGATCGAGGCCTTCAAGGACAAGGTTCTCGACACCGTCATCTCGCGCACCGTGAAGTTCCCGGACGCCTCGGTGGCGGGCTCGCCGATCACGCAGTTCGCGCCGGACCACCCGGCCGCGGAGGCCTACCGCCACCTCGCACGGGAGCTCGTCTCGCGTGGCGCCGTCGCCTGA
- a CDS encoding CTP synthase: protein MDSSDAGQINSSNGTTKHIFVTGGVVSSLGKGLTAASLGNLLTSRGLHVVMQKLDPYLNVDPGTMNPFQHGEVFVTDDGAETDLDIGHYERFLDVNLSQAANVTTGQIYSQVIAKERRGEYLGDTVQVIPHISDEIKRRMRLQATADPQPDVIITEVGGTVGDIESQPFIEAARQIRHELGRKNVFFVHVSLVPFMNASGEQKTKPTQHSVAMLRSMGIQPDALVLRSDRPVSDSNKKKIALMCDVDEDAVINTVDLPSIYDIPVTLHQQGLDSYVIEQLGLGEKAVEPDRTSWNELLKVVHEPRKEITIALVGKYIDLPDAYLSVSEALKAGGFAHHTKVQLRWVASDTCETPDGAAKALADVDGICVPGGFGIRGIEGKLGALRFARENGIPTLGLCLGLQCMVIEYARNVAGLPGASSSEFDPDTEFPVIATMAEQVDIIAGGDLGGTMRLGLYPAKLAEGSIVTELYGAPEASERHRHRYEVNNRYRQQIADAGLWFSGVSPDGHLVEYVELPREVHPFYVATQAHPELRSRPNRANPLFRGLIGAALERQESTRLFPVEEQENVA from the coding sequence GTGGATTCTTCAGACGCGGGCCAGATCAATTCTTCAAACGGCACTACCAAGCACATCTTCGTGACGGGTGGTGTCGTTTCTTCGTTGGGCAAGGGCCTCACCGCCGCAAGCCTCGGCAATCTGCTGACCTCACGCGGACTGCACGTGGTGATGCAGAAGCTCGACCCCTATCTCAACGTCGACCCGGGCACGATGAACCCGTTCCAGCACGGCGAGGTGTTCGTCACCGATGACGGCGCCGAGACCGACCTCGACATCGGCCACTACGAGCGCTTCCTCGACGTGAACCTGTCGCAGGCGGCCAACGTCACCACCGGCCAGATCTACTCGCAGGTGATCGCGAAGGAGCGCCGCGGCGAGTACCTCGGCGACACCGTCCAGGTCATCCCGCACATCTCGGACGAGATCAAGCGCCGCATGCGCCTGCAGGCCACCGCGGACCCGCAGCCCGATGTGATCATCACCGAGGTTGGCGGCACCGTCGGCGACATCGAGTCGCAGCCGTTCATCGAGGCCGCCCGCCAGATCCGCCACGAGCTGGGCCGCAAGAACGTGTTCTTCGTGCACGTGTCGCTCGTGCCGTTCATGAACGCCTCGGGCGAGCAGAAGACCAAGCCGACGCAGCACTCCGTGGCGATGCTGCGCTCGATGGGCATCCAGCCCGACGCTTTGGTGCTGCGCAGCGACCGGCCCGTCTCCGACTCGAACAAGAAGAAGATCGCGCTGATGTGCGACGTCGACGAAGACGCCGTCATCAACACGGTCGATCTGCCGAGCATCTACGACATCCCCGTGACACTGCACCAGCAGGGGCTGGACAGCTATGTGATCGAGCAGCTCGGCCTCGGCGAGAAGGCCGTCGAGCCCGACCGGACCAGCTGGAACGAGCTGCTCAAGGTCGTGCACGAGCCCCGCAAGGAGATCACGATCGCGCTCGTCGGCAAGTACATCGATCTGCCGGATGCCTACCTGTCGGTCTCCGAGGCGCTGAAGGCCGGCGGCTTCGCGCACCACACGAAGGTGCAGCTGCGCTGGGTCGCCTCCGACACGTGCGAGACGCCGGACGGCGCCGCGAAGGCGCTCGCCGACGTCGACGGGATCTGCGTGCCGGGCGGCTTCGGCATCCGCGGCATCGAGGGCAAGCTCGGCGCTCTGCGCTTCGCGCGGGAGAACGGGATTCCGACGCTCGGCCTGTGCCTCGGCCTGCAGTGCATGGTCATCGAGTACGCGCGCAACGTCGCCGGGCTGCCCGGCGCCTCGTCGAGCGAGTTCGACCCGGACACCGAGTTCCCCGTGATCGCGACGATGGCGGAGCAGGTCGACATCATCGCCGGTGGCGACCTGGGCGGAACCATGCGTCTCGGCCTGTACCCGGCGAAGCTCGCCGAGGGCTCGATCGTCACCGAGCTGTACGGCGCGCCCGAGGCATCCGAGCGCCACCGCCACCGCTACGAGGTCAACAACAGGTACCGCCAGCAGATCGCGGATGCCGGGCTGTGGTTCTCGGGCGTCTCGCCCGACGGGCACCTCGTCGAGTACGTCGAGCTGCCGCGCGAGGTGCACCCCTTCTACGTCGCGACGCAGGCGCACCCCGAGCTGCGCAGCCGACCGAACCGCGCCAACCCGCTGTTCCGGGGCCTGATCGGCGCGGCGCTCGAGCGTCAGGAGTCCACCCGCCTGTTCCCCGTCGAGGAGCAGGAGAACGTTGCCTGA
- a CDS encoding segregation and condensation protein A, with product MAPSPDPTGDLEAQAPSFRVALDNFEGPFDLLLSLIGKHELDITEIALSRVTDEFIAYLRGIDLASELDQASEFLVVAATLLDLKVAGLLPQGELVDAEDVALLEARDLLFARLLQYRAFKEASAWFDEHLQRESARHARVVRLDERYRARTPELVWTLSADDFAALALLAFTPKEIPVVGLDHLHAPLVSIREQAATVVALLRDGAPRSFRELIAGVEVKGVIIARFLAILELYRHAAIHFEQLEPLGELTVQWSAANWTEDNLANLGADYDG from the coding sequence GTGGCGCCGTCGCCTGATCCCACGGGTGACCTTGAGGCGCAGGCGCCGTCGTTCCGCGTCGCGCTGGACAACTTCGAGGGCCCGTTCGACCTGCTGCTGTCGCTGATCGGCAAGCACGAGCTCGACATCACCGAGATCGCGCTCTCGCGCGTCACCGACGAGTTCATCGCCTACCTGCGCGGCATCGACCTGGCCTCGGAGCTCGACCAGGCGAGCGAGTTCCTCGTCGTCGCAGCGACCTTGCTCGACCTCAAGGTCGCGGGGCTCTTGCCGCAGGGCGAGCTCGTCGACGCCGAGGACGTCGCGCTGCTCGAGGCCCGCGACCTGCTGTTCGCGAGGCTGCTGCAGTACCGCGCTTTCAAGGAGGCGTCGGCATGGTTCGACGAGCATCTGCAACGGGAATCCGCTCGCCATGCCCGCGTCGTGCGGCTCGACGAGAGGTATCGTGCGCGCACACCCGAGCTGGTGTGGACGCTGTCGGCGGATGATTTCGCGGCGCTCGCGCTGCTCGCGTTCACGCCGAAAGAGATCCCGGTGGTCGGTCTCGACCATCTGCACGCGCCGCTCGTCAGCATCCGCGAGCAGGCCGCGACCGTCGTCGCCCTGCTGCGCGACGGGGCGCCCAGGTCGTTTCGCGAGCTGATCGCCGGCGTCGAGGTGAAGGGCGTGATCATCGCGCGCTTCCTCGCGATCCTCGAGCTGTACCGGCACGCGGCCATTCACTTCGAGCAGCTGGAGCCGCTCGGCGAGCTGACCGTGCAATGGTCGGCCGCGAACTGGACAGAAGACAACCTCGCCAATCTGGGGGCTGACTATGACGGGTGA
- the xerD gene encoding site-specific tyrosine recombinase XerD, which produces MVEAPAPALSGRSASAIERDVTAYLRYAGLERRLAKNTIASYRRDLAAYTDWLADQGIDSLDEVVPATLSAYAKFLGQRELAAASISRMLGAVRQLHRFLQVEGRVQTDAARELRTPKKPLRLPKAIPQADVTALIETASGDDIVALRDRALLELLYATGARVSEAVDLDVDDVVDREIVRLTGKGDKQRIVPLGSYARTALDAYLVRARPALASRGKGRDAAALFLGVRGQRVSRQNAWLIIKKAAERAELKAEISPHTLRHSFATHLLEGGADVRVVQELLGHASVATTQLYTLVTADTLRDVYTQAHPRAR; this is translated from the coding sequence GTGGTCGAGGCACCCGCGCCTGCGCTGAGCGGCCGGTCTGCGTCGGCGATCGAGCGCGACGTGACGGCGTACCTCAGGTATGCCGGGCTCGAGCGGCGGCTTGCGAAGAACACCATCGCCTCGTATCGGCGGGATCTCGCTGCGTACACGGATTGGCTCGCAGATCAGGGGATCGACTCGCTTGACGAGGTGGTTCCCGCGACGCTCAGTGCGTATGCGAAGTTCCTGGGCCAGCGAGAGCTGGCCGCGGCATCCATCTCTCGCATGCTCGGGGCCGTGCGGCAGCTGCACCGCTTCCTGCAGGTCGAAGGGCGGGTGCAGACGGATGCCGCACGCGAACTGCGCACCCCCAAGAAACCGCTGCGGCTTCCGAAGGCGATCCCTCAGGCGGACGTCACGGCGCTGATCGAGACCGCCTCAGGCGACGACATCGTGGCGCTGCGCGACCGGGCGCTGCTCGAGCTCCTGTACGCGACCGGCGCGCGCGTCTCCGAAGCGGTCGACCTCGACGTCGACGACGTCGTCGACCGCGAGATCGTGCGCCTCACCGGCAAGGGAGACAAGCAGCGCATCGTGCCGCTCGGCAGCTACGCGCGCACCGCGCTCGACGCGTACCTCGTGCGTGCCCGCCCCGCGCTCGCCTCGCGCGGAAAGGGCCGCGACGCCGCCGCGCTGTTCCTCGGAGTGCGCGGGCAACGGGTGTCGCGGCAGAACGCATGGCTCATCATCAAGAAGGCCGCGGAGAGGGCCGAACTGAAGGCCGAGATCTCGCCGCACACCCTGCGACACTCCTTCGCGACGCATCTGCTCGAGGGCGGCGCGGACGTGCGCGTGGTGCAGGAACTGTTGGGCCATGCATCCGTCGCCACCACCCAGCTGTACACGCTCGTGACGGCCGACACCCTGCGCGACGTGTACACACAGGCGCATCCGCGTGCGCGGTAG
- a CDS encoding HAD-IIA family hydrolase, giving the protein MALFRTRNSVQAAPLDGVDVLLADLDGVVYKGHEAIPHAVESINQAAQGARVGYITNNASRTDAAVAEQLRGFGLDTQPSDIVTSPQAAVRLLAGLVPAEARILVIGGEGLSSVVSAAGFTIVSSADDEPAAVIQGFAPELGWKDLAEASFALAGGDDGIPWVATNMDWTLPVARGIAPGNGTLVSAVHNAVGRLPVVAGKPEVAIFEEARARFGAKHPLFIGDRLDTDVIGANRAGIDSVLVLTGIDKAKQLLAAGPDSRPTYILEDLRGLHEAYPAVEKARGGATVVGDAAVRVSGTTVEVAREGGDPVNLLRAACHAIWDSGIAIYALDVPERLYR; this is encoded by the coding sequence ATGGCACTGTTCCGGACAAGGAATAGCGTTCAGGCGGCGCCGCTCGACGGCGTCGACGTTCTGCTCGCCGACCTCGACGGGGTCGTCTACAAGGGCCACGAGGCGATTCCGCACGCGGTCGAGAGCATCAACCAGGCCGCGCAAGGCGCGCGCGTCGGGTACATCACGAACAACGCGTCGCGCACGGACGCCGCGGTCGCGGAGCAGTTGCGCGGCTTCGGCCTCGACACGCAGCCGAGCGACATCGTCACGTCGCCGCAGGCAGCGGTCCGGCTGCTCGCGGGGCTCGTTCCCGCTGAGGCTCGGATCCTGGTCATCGGAGGCGAGGGGCTCTCCTCGGTCGTGAGCGCCGCCGGGTTCACGATCGTGAGCTCCGCAGACGACGAGCCGGCCGCCGTGATCCAGGGGTTCGCGCCGGAGCTCGGGTGGAAGGACCTCGCCGAGGCGTCCTTCGCGCTCGCCGGCGGCGATGACGGGATCCCGTGGGTCGCGACGAACATGGACTGGACGCTGCCGGTCGCCCGCGGCATCGCGCCGGGCAACGGCACGCTGGTGTCCGCGGTGCACAACGCGGTCGGACGCCTGCCGGTCGTCGCTGGGAAGCCGGAGGTCGCGATCTTCGAGGAGGCGCGAGCGCGGTTCGGCGCGAAGCATCCGCTCTTCATCGGCGATCGGTTGGACACCGACGTGATCGGCGCGAATCGCGCGGGCATCGACTCTGTGCTCGTGCTGACCGGCATCGACAAGGCCAAGCAGCTGCTGGCGGCAGGGCCGGACTCGCGGCCGACCTACATCCTCGAGGATCTGCGCGGGCTGCACGAGGCGTACCCGGCCGTCGAGAAGGCGCGCGGCGGGGCGACCGTTGTCGGCGACGCCGCGGTACGCGTGAGCGGGACCACGGTCGAGGTGGCCAGAGAAGGCGGCGACCCGGTGAACCTGCTGCGCGCGGCCTGCCACGCGATCTGGGACTCCGGCATCGCGATCTACGCGCTCGACGTGCCGGAACGCCTGTATCGGTAG
- a CDS encoding TlyA family RNA methyltransferase — translation MPSTRLDAAVVARRLARSRTAAAKLIADGRVTVDGKPVVKASAQVDDASAIVVALPDHYVSRGAHKLIAALDAFDVDPSGRLALDLGASTGGFTQVLLERGARHVLAVDVGHGQLSVPVKGDPRVSDLEGVNARYLTATRLAEASGISESPDLVVGDLSFISLTHVLPAARETATRDADFVVLIKPQFEVGRTGVKEGIVRDPVLRADAVAGVLWAAWDLGLGIAGLTPSPIAGTYGNREYVCWMSAARGTNPTEWVDRVSTMTGA, via the coding sequence GTGCCGTCCACCCGACTCGACGCAGCCGTCGTCGCACGGAGGCTCGCGCGCTCCCGCACGGCCGCTGCGAAGCTGATCGCCGACGGGCGCGTGACGGTCGACGGGAAGCCGGTCGTCAAGGCATCCGCTCAGGTCGATGACGCGAGCGCGATCGTCGTCGCTCTGCCCGACCACTACGTGAGCCGCGGCGCGCACAAGCTGATCGCCGCGCTCGACGCGTTCGACGTCGACCCGAGCGGCCGACTTGCGCTCGACCTCGGCGCGTCGACCGGCGGGTTCACGCAGGTGCTGCTCGAAAGAGGGGCGCGGCACGTGCTCGCGGTCGACGTCGGGCACGGGCAGCTTTCCGTGCCCGTGAAGGGCGACCCGCGGGTGAGCGACCTCGAGGGCGTGAACGCGCGGTATCTGACCGCGACGCGGCTGGCCGAGGCATCCGGAATCTCTGAATCGCCGGACCTCGTCGTCGGTGACCTGTCGTTCATCTCGCTCACCCACGTGCTGCCGGCCGCGCGTGAGACCGCGACTCGCGATGCGGACTTCGTGGTGCTGATCAAGCCGCAGTTCGAGGTCGGGCGCACCGGCGTGAAAGAGGGGATCGTGCGCGACCCCGTGCTGCGCGCAGACGCCGTGGCCGGGGTGCTGTGGGCCGCGTGGGACCTCGGGCTCGGAATCGCAGGGCTCACACCGTCGCCGATCGCCGGAACGTACGGGAACCGCGAGTACGTGTGCTGGATGTCGGCGGCGCGCGGGACGAATCCGACAGAATGGGTGGACAGGGTTTCGACGATGACGGGAGCGTGA
- a CDS encoding NUDIX domain-containing protein: MPERGADDGLIADERAEVRIVDSKLVFEGRVWDVRYDVFEYNGHELRRDYIDHTGAVAVVALDEDDRMLVIQQYRHPIRFRDWELPAGLLDVEGEDPLLAAQRELAEEADLVATDWSVLSEFWTTPGGSNEAIRLYLARGLSATPTAFERSDEEADIVKRWVPLDEVVDGVLARRLQNPPLTIGALAAHASRARGWTSLGAPEEPWSRHPRLR, encoded by the coding sequence TTGCCTGAGCGCGGCGCCGATGACGGCCTGATCGCCGACGAGCGGGCCGAGGTGCGCATCGTCGACTCGAAGCTGGTCTTCGAGGGGCGGGTATGGGACGTGCGCTATGACGTGTTCGAGTACAACGGGCACGAGCTGCGGCGCGACTACATCGATCACACGGGGGCTGTCGCGGTCGTCGCGCTCGACGAGGACGACCGGATGCTGGTGATCCAGCAGTACCGGCATCCGATCCGCTTCCGCGATTGGGAGCTTCCCGCCGGTCTGCTCGATGTCGAGGGCGAGGACCCCCTGCTCGCCGCGCAGCGCGAGCTCGCGGAGGAGGCCGATCTGGTCGCCACCGACTGGAGCGTGCTCAGCGAGTTCTGGACCACGCCGGGCGGCAGCAACGAGGCGATCCGGCTCTACCTCGCCCGCGGGCTCTCGGCGACGCCGACGGCCTTCGAGCGCAGTGACGAGGAGGCCGACATCGTGAAGCGCTGGGTGCCTCTCGACGAGGTCGTCGACGGCGTGCTCGCGCGCCGTCTGCAGAACCCGCCCCTCACGATCGGCGCGCTCGCGGCGCACGCGTCCCGGGCGCGCGGGTGGACGAGCCTCGGCGCGCCGGAGGAGCCGTGGTCGAGGCACCCGCGCCTGCGCTGA
- a CDS encoding NAD kinase, giving the protein MAGRRILVVSHTGREESLESALQVCRQLLDESDVVPVLSSDELHDLRAYAPELMGLEVLGAECRPGDLELVIVLGGDGTILRAAEMVRGENVPILGVNLGHVGFLAESERDDLKRSVARALAGDYEVEERMTLAVRVKYDGEVVYEDWALNEASVEKASRERMIEVMVEVDRRPLSSFGCDGVVMSTPTGSTAYSFSAGGPIVWPTLDALLFTPISAHALFAKPLVVTPDSAIAVELLDRVQTGGILWCDGRRSVELRPGARIVVTRSPIPVKMARMHRAAFTDRLVRKFNLPVVGWRGPA; this is encoded by the coding sequence ATGGCCGGTCGCCGCATCCTGGTCGTCTCGCACACCGGGCGCGAGGAGTCCCTCGAGTCTGCGCTGCAGGTGTGCAGGCAGCTGCTCGACGAATCCGACGTCGTGCCCGTGCTGAGCTCTGACGAGCTGCACGATCTGCGCGCGTACGCGCCTGAGCTGATGGGCCTCGAGGTGCTCGGGGCCGAGTGCCGGCCCGGAGACCTGGAGCTCGTCATCGTGCTGGGCGGGGACGGGACGATTCTGCGTGCTGCCGAGATGGTGCGCGGCGAGAACGTGCCGATCCTCGGGGTGAATCTCGGCCATGTCGGGTTCTTGGCAGAGAGCGAGCGCGACGACCTGAAGCGCTCGGTCGCACGGGCACTCGCCGGCGACTACGAGGTCGAGGAGCGCATGACGCTCGCGGTGCGCGTGAAGTACGACGGCGAGGTCGTGTACGAGGACTGGGCGCTGAACGAGGCCAGCGTCGAGAAGGCCAGCCGCGAGCGGATGATCGAGGTGATGGTCGAGGTCGACCGGCGCCCGCTGTCGAGCTTCGGCTGCGACGGCGTCGTGATGTCGACGCCGACAGGATCGACCGCGTACTCGTTCTCCGCAGGAGGGCCGATCGTGTGGCCCACGCTCGACGCGCTGCTGTTCACGCCGATCTCGGCGCACGCGCTGTTCGCGAAGCCGCTCGTGGTGACGCCGGATTCCGCGATCGCGGTCGAGCTGCTCGACCGCGTGCAGACCGGCGGCATTCTGTGGTGCGACGGGCGCCGCTCGGTCGAGCTGCGGCCCGGCGCGCGCATCGTGGTCACCCGTTCGCCGATCCCGGTGAAGATGGCGCGCATGCACCGCGCGGCGTTCACCGACCGGCTCGTGCGGAAGTTCAACCTTCCCGTCGTGGGCTGGCGAGGGCCGGCGTGA
- the recN gene encoding DNA repair protein RecN produces MIEEISIRDLGVIAEATLPLGPGFTAITGETGAGKTMVVTALGLLLGERSDSGTVRMGATQSWVEGRWLVPADGEITERVRDSGGDVDPIGESGDAELVLSRSVSPEGRSRAYAGGRSAPVAVLSELGERLVVVHGQSEQLRLKSATAQREALDRFAGAGFQASLAEYQSVWRRWKDGAAELEQLTGDRDRRVREAEELRAALDEIETAAPQPGEDAELDERIERLENAETLRVAAAEAREVLSAEESDGPDALSLLDASRRSLESAARHDAELGAIAEALQTAQYQVTDAAAQLSSYLAALDTDGSHDLELLQERKALLAALVRKHGSSLDDVIDRLQSGSARLFELDGDSDRIAELTARVAEDAAAAEELADGLSTARAAAGEELAASVTRELAALAMPDARIVVEVSDRGELGASGRDQVAILLQPHPGSEPRPLGRGASGGELSRVMLAIEVVLAGSDPVPTFVFDEVDAGVGGAAAIEIGRRLARLAERSQVLVVTHLAQVAAFANNHLNVVKDTGGAVTASSVRQLEGGEREAEMARLLSGLADSESGVAHARELLELARS; encoded by the coding sequence GTGATCGAGGAGATCTCGATCCGCGACCTCGGCGTCATCGCGGAGGCCACGCTGCCGCTCGGGCCGGGGTTCACGGCGATCACCGGCGAGACCGGCGCGGGCAAGACGATGGTCGTGACGGCGCTCGGACTCCTGCTCGGGGAACGGTCGGACAGCGGGACCGTGCGCATGGGCGCGACGCAGAGCTGGGTCGAAGGGCGCTGGCTGGTGCCGGCCGACGGCGAGATCACCGAGCGGGTGCGGGATTCAGGGGGCGACGTCGACCCGATCGGCGAGAGCGGCGACGCGGAGCTCGTGCTCAGCCGCTCGGTGTCGCCGGAGGGCCGCAGCCGCGCCTACGCCGGCGGGCGCAGCGCGCCCGTCGCCGTGCTCTCCGAGCTCGGTGAGCGCCTGGTTGTCGTGCACGGGCAGTCCGAGCAGCTGCGGTTGAAGAGCGCCACGGCTCAGCGCGAGGCGCTCGACCGGTTCGCGGGGGCTGGGTTCCAGGCATCCCTCGCCGAGTACCAGTCCGTATGGCGGCGCTGGAAGGACGGCGCCGCCGAGCTCGAGCAGCTGACCGGCGACCGGGATCGGCGCGTGCGCGAGGCCGAAGAGCTGCGTGCCGCGCTCGACGAGATCGAGACGGCGGCGCCGCAGCCCGGCGAGGACGCCGAGCTCGACGAGCGCATCGAGCGGCTCGAGAACGCCGAGACGCTGCGGGTCGCGGCCGCAGAGGCGCGCGAGGTGCTTTCGGCGGAGGAATCCGACGGCCCCGATGCCCTCAGCCTGCTGGACGCGTCGCGTCGCTCGCTCGAGAGCGCCGCGCGTCACGACGCCGAGCTCGGAGCGATCGCCGAGGCGCTGCAGACGGCGCAGTACCAGGTGACGGATGCCGCCGCCCAGCTCTCGTCGTACCTCGCAGCGCTCGACACCGACGGCTCCCACGACCTCGAACTGCTGCAGGAGCGCAAAGCGCTGCTGGCGGCGCTCGTGCGGAAGCACGGGTCGTCGCTCGACGACGTGATCGATCGGCTGCAGAGCGGGAGCGCGCGGCTGTTCGAGCTGGACGGGGACTCTGACCGGATCGCAGAGCTGACGGCACGTGTCGCCGAAGACGCCGCGGCGGCCGAGGAGCTGGCTGACGGGCTGTCGACGGCGCGCGCTGCGGCGGGGGAGGAGCTCGCGGCATCCGTCACCCGTGAACTCGCCGCGCTCGCCATGCCGGACGCGCGCATCGTCGTCGAGGTGAGCGACCGCGGCGAACTGGGGGCATCGGGGCGCGATCAGGTCGCGATCCTGCTGCAGCCGCACCCCGGCAGCGAGCCGCGGCCCCTCGGCCGCGGAGCCTCAGGGGGCGAGCTGTCGCGCGTGATGCTCGCCATCGAGGTCGTGCTCGCGGGCAGCGACCCCGTGCCGACCTTCGTGTTCGACGAGGTCGACGCCGGCGTGGGAGGCGCGGCGGCGATCGAGATCGGCCGACGGCTCGCCCGTCTCGCCGAGCGCTCGCAGGTGCTCGTCGTCACGCACCTCGCGCAGGTCGCCGCGTTCGCGAACAATCACCTGAACGTGGTGAAGGACACCGGCGGCGCGGTGACCGCCAGCAGCGTGCGGCAGCTGGAGGGCGGCGAGCGCGAAGCAGAGATGGCGCGGCTGCTGTCGGGACTTGCGGATTCCGAGAGCGGGGTCGCGCACGCGCGGGAGCTTCTGGAGCTCGCGCGTTCGTAG
- the scpB gene encoding SMC-Scp complex subunit ScpB, which produces MTGDSLDVRRALEAILMIADEPQSLVSLATSVGAPVAAVRQAIEALVADYNGDDPTTGGVRRGFELREVGGGWRLYVRAEYDAVVNDFVVTQNPTKLSQAALETLAVIAYKQPITRGQVASIRAVNVDSVVRTLLSRGLITEVFADSETGAINYGTTELLLTQLGINSLDELPLISPLLADGTEGFEGDVR; this is translated from the coding sequence ATGACGGGTGATTCTCTCGACGTGAGGCGTGCGCTCGAAGCCATTCTGATGATCGCCGACGAGCCGCAGAGCCTCGTGAGCCTCGCCACGTCCGTCGGCGCGCCGGTGGCGGCGGTGCGACAGGCGATCGAGGCGCTGGTCGCGGACTACAACGGCGACGACCCGACGACCGGGGGAGTGCGGCGCGGCTTCGAGCTGCGCGAGGTCGGCGGCGGCTGGCGGCTGTACGTGCGCGCGGAGTACGACGCGGTCGTGAACGACTTCGTCGTCACGCAGAACCCGACGAAGCTGTCGCAGGCGGCGCTCGAGACGCTCGCTGTCATCGCGTACAAGCAGCCGATCACGCGTGGCCAGGTCGCCAGCATCCGCGCGGTCAACGTCGACTCCGTGGTGCGCACGCTGCTGAGCCGTGGGCTGATCACCGAGGTGTTCGCAGACTCCGAGACCGGCGCGATCAACTACGGCACCACCGAGCTGCTGCTGACACAGCTCGGCATCAACTCGCTCGACGAGCTGCCGCTGATCTCGCCGCTGCTCGCCGACGGCACGGAAGGGTTCGAGGGCGATGTCCGCTGA